From Daphnia magna isolate NIES linkage group LG2, ASM2063170v1.1, whole genome shotgun sequence:
GGTAGCCTGGATACGGTCGGCTGCCTCGAGAATTTGTATCACGTTCTCAAACGTGACATTCATTTCGAGGTTTTGTTTGCAGAAAGCCTagacaccgacaaaaataataaaatctaTAAATATTTCAAGTAGTTTAAGTTTCAGAATTTAGTAATAACCTGCATCCTGTTGTTGGTAAAACCGTAGAAAAATGGGGCACTGAATAGGTACAGGGAATCTTCTGGGGGCATGTTTACATCTCTGGAGAAAACGTTTTATTATTACATATTTATTGTACTTCAGGCATTTATTTGAATACCCATGATAAATGTAGCGTAAAAGGGAATCGAATGACTGTCTGGAAGGAATCATCTCCCCAATGGCAAtctttaagaaaagaaaaaaaaaaaagacaatttgaTTTCGAATTTGTTTTCACATTAGCTGTATCATGCTTACGTTCACCGTAGAATCTTCGGGCATAAAGGAACGAAACATTGCTTCAAAATAAGAACATCGTGCTGCGAGGATGGCTTTATGCGCCGGAATGGACGTTCCTTCTAGCACCAGTGTAACATCACAAAATTCTTTTCCAATTGAACGCACAAATAATTCCATGTCTTGTTCGAGATTTGTGCCTGatgaaatcaaaacaaatcagtTTGACAACGACAAACTTAAAGAACGACGAAAGATGGACTAGTTGAGCAACTACGTACCTGTGTTATCAAACTGTGGTTCAACGGGCGCACGTACATGCGGCACTTGCCGTCGCCGTATGATTTCTACCATAAGAGGTTGATCTAATGTCTCGAATTCATTGCTCATGACGATGGCGTTATAATTGGATTCTTTGACAACAAAACGTAGACAAAATTCTTTGATAAAGTATAAACGCAATGTGGTGGCATTTGCTAACGCTGCCAACACGTTCCGATGGTTGATAATGGATTCTAGATATTGTACACTCAATTGCTCCAAACGACGCATGTGAAACTAGTGAGTTGTTCAAATGGCAGTTAATACAAAGGTGAAAAGTGCCAAGCTTATGTCCAGTAAAGTACCTGAACAGCCAGTCGGTAAACGTCCATTATGAGCAAAACAACGCGATTACTAGTTGCTGATTCCTTTCCCGCTGCGAACGTAAATCCACAGGATTAAATGCTGCTATAAAACTGTTACTTAATACAAAAAGAACTCACTTTTCAACGTAGGGTCAATTGAATCTTGGTTACGGAAATTTATGATGGAGtacatgtaaaaaataaaattttaattgctTCTCATTCAAGTATTCTCATATTTGTTGGTTTAAACCTGTATATATGAAGTTAAGTATCATTTCAAATGCTTCCGGGACAGCGTCTTTAAGACGTACTTCAAGAAGTGGTAAATCTTTGAACGGGACGAAGGAGGAACCGAAAACCTGAGGACACATTTAGCATGAGACGCTCGCTAAGAAAGCtaagaaaagtttaatttcatttacCTTCTCTAAATGTTTATCACGAGCTTCTTTTGATTGACGGATTCGAGTCCTGAGCCATTGTGACCGAGCGGCAACAAGAGCTACGTGGGCAGGTATGCGAACAGGATTTTCATCCGGTCCCACAACAAATTCGATATCGCAGAATTGGCGGGTTTCTAGTAATTTCCCAAAATCTTCGTGAAGAGTACACTATCAAACATCATTACAATGAATCCGGTCAGTGTGAAAACACCAGTacaacaaaataacaaaatgggTGCAAAAATTCTTTATAAAACTTACTTTTGGATAGCTTGAAAACTGAAAGCGAACCATTTCTCCACTTCGGACGTTATTGTCAACCGTTCCGCCAAAAACGTACCTAATCTCATCGgtgaaattaaattaatagaTTCGATTTTGGTCATACATGAACATACATTCCGTCGCCAACTACTGTGGCCGCGTGAAACAGTCTACCCGAAGGAATTTGGTGAGAATCTGCGGATGGCGTAATTACTGACCAAGTTTGTGTACACAAGTCAaagctagaaaaaaagaattttaattGAACTACGACAACTAATGGATTAGCAGTtgagaaaa
This genomic window contains:
- the LOC116918040 gene encoding leucine-zipper-like transcriptional regulator 1 isoform X2, whose translation is MEVCGTPVPRSAHGAAVHGGKLWIFAGYDGNARLNDMWTISLLPGEPRTWEEIVQIGECPPTCCNFPVAVARDSMFVFSGQSGAKITNNLFQFHFKSKCWTRITTDHILRCAPPPPTRRYGHTMVAYDRHLYVFGGAADSTLPNDLHCFDLCTQTWSVITPSADSHQIPSGRLFHAATVVGDGMYVFGGTVDNNVRSGEMVRFQFSSYPKCTLHEDFGKLLETRQFCDIEFVVGPDENPVRIPAHVALVAARSQWLRTRIRQSKEARDKHLEKVFGSSFVPFKDLPLLEVRLKDAVPEAFEMILNFIYTDSIDPTLKTGKESATSNRVVLLIMDVYRLAVQFHMRRLEQLSVQYLESIINHRNVLAALANATTLRLYFIKEFCLRFVVKESNYNAIVMSNEFETLDQPLMVEIIRRRQVPHVRAPVEPQFDNTGTNLEQDMELFVRSIGKEFCDVTLVLEGTSIPAHKAILAARCSYFEAMFRSFMPEDSTVNIAIGEMIPSRQSFDSLLRYIYHGDVNMPPEDSLYLFSAPFFYGFTNNRMQAFCKQNLEMNVTFENVIQILEAADRIQATDMKKYALNLIVHHFPKVARMPRIRSLSRELLLDVLEALADDMSDSKLQDLSCTSLNSDA
- the LOC116918040 gene encoding leucine-zipper-like transcriptional regulator 1 isoform X1, with the translated sequence MSDSFSKIGFDHNWPETAVSLTLDLGPFETVHKWKRMPDCDEFVGFKRSKHTIVAHQEAIYVFGGDNGKNMLNDLLRFDVKEQSWGRAFSTGQPPAPRYHHSAVVHESSMFVFGGYTGDIHSNSNLTNRNDLFEYRFPTGQWVEWKFVGKTPVPRSAHGAAVHGGKLWIFAGYDGNARLNDMWTISLLPGEPRTWEEIVQIGECPPTCCNFPVAVARDSMFVFSGQSGAKITNNLFQFHFKSKCWTRITTDHILRCAPPPPTRRYGHTMVAYDRHLYVFGGAADSTLPNDLHCFDLCTQTWSVITPSADSHQIPSGRLFHAATVVGDGMYVFGGTVDNNVRSGEMVRFQFSSYPKCTLHEDFGKLLETRQFCDIEFVVGPDENPVRIPAHVALVAARSQWLRTRIRQSKEARDKHLEKVFGSSFVPFKDLPLLEVRLKDAVPEAFEMILNFIYTDSIDPTLKTGKESATSNRVVLLIMDVYRLAVQFHMRRLEQLSVQYLESIINHRNVLAALANATTLRLYFIKEFCLRFVVKESNYNAIVMSNEFETLDQPLMVEIIRRRQVPHVRAPVEPQFDNTGTNLEQDMELFVRSIGKEFCDVTLVLEGTSIPAHKAILAARCSYFEAMFRSFMPEDSTVNIAIGEMIPSRQSFDSLLRYIYHGDVNMPPEDSLYLFSAPFFYGFTNNRMQAFCKQNLEMNVTFENVIQILEAADRIQATDMKKYALNLIVHHFPKVARMPRIRSLSRELLLDVLEALADDMSDSKLQDLSCTSLNSDA